From the Candidatus Tanganyikabacteria bacterium genome, one window contains:
- a CDS encoding response regulator transcription factor → MWHDRILVIEDNEGLGKFLQHSLGRRGCEVRLARSPGALRSLSGWLPDEIILDIDGWNGRGLEVCREIAADPVFNRLPLLAASEFSTVADRCAVLDAGALDIIANPPDLLELEFKVKAHTRLYRACRDARLRYGDLLLDRRSRTVILPDRRVDLTDQECRLLAFLADNDGRPVATETALVEVFGHLPRCGDPEIVRDKIRHLRRKLEIDPARPARILTRAGMGYYLRRQEPSGQHEPLPA, encoded by the coding sequence ATGTGGCACGATCGCATCCTGGTCATCGAAGACAATGAAGGTCTGGGCAAGTTCTTGCAGCACTCCCTGGGTCGGAGGGGGTGCGAGGTGCGGCTCGCGAGATCTCCGGGCGCACTCCGGAGCCTCAGCGGCTGGCTGCCCGACGAGATCATCCTGGACATCGACGGCTGGAACGGCCGGGGACTCGAGGTATGCCGCGAGATAGCGGCCGATCCGGTCTTCAATCGCCTGCCGCTCCTGGCCGCCTCGGAATTCTCCACGGTGGCGGATCGCTGCGCGGTCCTCGACGCCGGCGCCCTGGACATCATCGCGAATCCGCCCGACCTCCTGGAACTCGAGTTCAAGGTCAAAGCCCACACGCGCCTGTATCGCGCCTGCCGCGACGCCCGCCTCAGGTACGGGGATCTGCTGCTCGATCGCCGCTCGCGCACCGTGATCCTGCCGGATCGACGGGTCGACCTCACCGACCAGGAATGCCGGCTCCTGGCCTTCCTGGCCGACAACGACGGCCGCCCCGTCGCGACCGAGACCGCCCTGGTCGAGGTCTTCGGCCACTTGCCGCGCTGCGGCGATCCCGAAATAGTGCGCGACAAGATCCGCCACCTGCGACGCAAGCTGGAGATAGATCCTGCCAGGCCCGCCCGGATCCTCACGCGCGCCGGCATGGGCTACTACCTGCGGCGACAGGAACCCAGCGGCCAGCACGAGCCGCTCCCGGCCTGA